The Theileria annulata chromosome 3, complete sequence, *** SEQUENCING IN PROGRESS *** genome has a segment encoding these proteins:
- a CDS encoding SfiI-subtelomeric fragment related protein family member, putative (TapBAC24e05.p1k.cand.5 - score = 89.63): protein MKKWIITINLLYYITFINQWNFVESQPSKSNPTTPNSSGSSSTATSPTPVTAVTTDTITPVTLDISKSKDTDQFNFKKDGNFRTFTPKDNHVFNKVVKKSNDIWTAKPDDHGLKAVLMGSGRNQKHLALLLQSGNFVLLHKCGKNKPWKDITQERSDFSDIKMYSLDEGTSNYRELTNTDYDPIIFESRYGYEFKDGVKCVKITYNDKLLWSHTDDPEFGYLKCLYLDLPKDQFIVTNLKDQTKQVDIKVTLDINATQTTNQYEYSEINGVIFYGAKTGHVFSKVMKGTTDIWESSDDFYSALVVSKTKEGVKYLVVLLTNKLFTLFKQESDGTWKDITSDRHDITKLKFLGENDTELKSSDYIVTIVDYSYKFTFNTGVKCKKIMYGEGDVWKPSDDPKFSEIRSLQLGLISNNFYVLNESDSNQVDIKVSFDVNATQSTNEFEYTDQNGVVTYSVKTGHLFSKVSQGTTVLWESTDYVCGTLVMSKTKDDGKYLVILLTNDMFTLFNLDGNDWKDITSSRHDVKKLKFFGDNDAEIKSSDYSVSIVDLSFTYLFNSGVSCKKVKLGDDEIWKHTDDSNFAEIKSFSLGLASNNFSVMNSSDQTKELNFKPTSTPESQPTTPSSGTTPSSGTGTPSSQSETTPPSTPPTTSPTPVTAVTTDTITPVTLDISKSKDTDQFNFKKNGNIRTYTPKPNLTFNKIVKKDLEIWTAKPKDHGLKAVLMGSGKKPKHLAILLQSDNFVLLHKSGKGQPWKDITSDVHDVSKLMFFGEGETDITASDFEVDLVDLSYAYTFKEGINCRKVKLGADDVWKHTDDTMFSDIKSFSLGLASNSFFVKNQSDDVKEIESTKPQSEEPTTTDESTPTEDSEDSTQTETEESKEESTPTIPEQTTEDSAQTETEETEDSTPVTTPTEDSTKSEDSTKPQDSTEPEDSTKPETEESTPTEKYQDKSVTKPDITLDSIDTNTSHTTTEFDYSKSSDFHKYNPKPGYVFKKVSKSNTDIWESKDDVYGTQLMYIEGVKYLVLLLTDNTFKLFELVGNEWKDVTSKRYDVTKLKFLNDNDTPLTKTDYTVTIVDFFYRLKFKDGIKCKKVLFGNAEVWKHSDDPKFSSLKSFSLGFVSNKFFVKNQSGHFKKLNFKPHPGSESTPASDLATTNLSFNGNTQSVAQS, encoded by the coding sequence ATGAAAAAATGGATTATAACCATAAATTTActgtattatattacattcaTAAATCAATGGAATTTTGTAGAATCTCAGCCATCAAAATCAAATCCTACAACACCTAATAGTTCTGGGTCATCTTCTACGGCTACAAGTCCTACTCCGGTAACTGCTGTAACAACTGATACAATAACTCCCGTAACTCTTGACATCAGTAAGTCTAAGGATACAGATCAGTTCAATTTCAAGAAGGATGGTAATTTTAGAACATTCACTCCTAAAGATAACCATGTATTCAACAAGGTTGTAAAGAAATCCAATGATATATGGACTGCCAAACCAGATGATCACGGACTTAAGGCAGTACTCATGGGTTCTGGTAGGAATCAGAAACATCTAGCCTTACTGCTACAAAGCGGTAACTTCGTACTACTCCATAAGTGTGGTAAGAATAAGCCATGGAAGGACATCACTCAGGAAAGGAGTGATTTCTCAGATATCAAGATGTACTCCCTCGATGAAGGCACATCCAACTATCGTGAACTCACTAATACTGATTATGATCCAATAATATTCGAGTCAAGATATGGCTATGAGTTTAAAGATGGTGTCAAGTGTGTTAAGATCACATACAATGATAAGTTACTGTGGTCACACACTGATGATCCTGAGTTCGGATACCTCAAGTGTCTATATCTGGATCTTCCTAAAGACCAGTTCATTGTCACAAATCTTAAAGATCAGACAAAGCAGGTAGATATAAAGGTCACCCTTGACATAAACGCTACTCAGACCACAAATCAGTATGAGTATAGTGAAATTAATGGAGTCATTTTTTACGGTGCTAAAACTGGACACGTATTTAGTAAAGTAATGAAAGGTACCACTGACATTTGGGAGTCCAGTGATGATTTCTATAGTGCATTAGTAGTATCTAAGACTAAGGAAGGTGTTAAATACCTTGTTGTCCTATTGACTAATAAGTTGTTCACACTATTCAAACAAGAGTCTGATGGTACTTGGAAGGATATAACTTCTGATAGACATGATATTACCAAACTTAAATTCCTTGGAGAGAACGATACTGAGCTCAAGTCCTCGGACTACATAGTAACCATAGTCGATTACTCGTATAAATTCACGTTTAATACTGGAGTGAAGTGTAAGAAGATCATGTATGGTGAAGGTGATGTTTGGAAACCTAGTGATGATCCTAAGTTTTCTGAAATCAGGTCACTTCAACTTGGTCttatttctaataatttctaTGTCCTTAATGAATCTGACTCAAACCAAGTAGACATAAAGGTCTCTTTTGATGTCAATGCTACTCAATCTACTAATGAGTTTGAATACACTGATCAGAATGGAGTCGTTACTTACAGTGTTAAGACTGGTCACCTGTTCAGTAAGGTATCTCAAGGCACCACTGTTCTCTGGGAATCCACAGATTATGTATGTGGTACCTTGGTAATGTCTAAGACTAAGGATGATGGTAAATATTTAGTCATACTCCTCACAAATGATATGTTCACATTATTCAATCTGGATGGTAATGATTGGAAAGATATCACATCTTCCAGACATGATGTCAAGAAGCTTAAGTTCTTTGGTGATAACGATGCTGAGATCAAGTCGTCTGATTACTCAGTTAGTATTGTTGATCTATCATTTACTTACCTATTCAATTCGGGAGTCAGCTGTAAGAAGGTGAAGTTAGGAGATGACGAGATTTGGAAACATACAGATGATTCTAATTTTGCAGAAATAAAGTCATTTTCACTAGGTCTTGCCTCAAACAATTTCAGTGTCATGAACTCATCTGATCAGACTAAGGAACTGAATTTTAAACCTACTAGTACTCCTGAATCACAACCAACAACTCCTTCAAGTGGAACAACTCCATCAAGTGGAACAGGTACTCCTTCCTCACAAAGTGAAACTACTCCTCCAAGTACTCCTCCAACTACAAGTCCTACTCCGGTAACTGCTGTAACAACTGATACAATAACTCCCGTAACTCTTGACATCAGTAAGTCTAAGGATACAGATCAGTTCAATTTCAAGAAGAATGGAAATATTAGAACATATACTCCTAAGCCCAATTTGACATTCAACAAGATTGTGAAAAAAGACCTGGAGATATGGACTGCCAAACCAAAAGATCACGGACTCAAGGCAGTACTGATGGGTTCAGGTAAGAAACCCAAACATCTTGCCATTCTGCTACAAAGTGACAACTTTGTACTACTCCATAAGTCTGGTAAAGGACAGCCATGGAAGGATATAACTTCTGATGTGCATGATGTCTCTAAACTTATGTTCTTTGGTGAAGGTGAAACTGATATCACTGCATCAGATTTTGAGGTTGATTTAGTAGATCTATCATATGCCTACACGTTTAAAGAAGGAATCAACTGTCGTAAGGTGAAGTTAGGTGCTGATgatgtttggaaacataCCGACGATACTATGTTTTCAGATATAAAGTCATTTTCACTTGGACTTGCCTCTAATAGTTTCTTTGTTAAGAACCAGTCTGATGATGTAAAGGAAATAGAATCCACTAAACCTCAATCTGAAGAACCCACCACCACCGATGAATCTACTCCTACTGAAGACTCTGAAGACTCTACTCAAACCGAAACTGAAGAGTCCAAAGAAGAATCTACCCCTACAATACCTGAACAAACGACTGAAGACTCCGCTCAAACAGAAACTGAAGAAACTGAAGACTCTACTCCAGTTACTACTCCTACTGAAGACTCCACTAAATCTGAAGACTCCACTAAACCTCAAGACTCCACTGAACCTGAAGACTCCACTAAACCTGAAACTGAAGAATCTACTCCTACTGAAAAATATCAAGATAAATCGGTTACTAAACCAGACATTACTCTTGACTCTATTGACACAAACACTAGTCATACCACAACTGAGTTTGACTACTCTAAGAGTTCTGATTTTCATAAATACAATCCTAAGCCTGGGTATGTGTTCAAGAAGGTATCTAAGAGTAACACTGATATCTGGGAATCTAAGGATGATGTCTATGGTACCCAATTGATGTATATTGAGGGTGTTAAATACCTGGTTCTCCTACTCACTGATAATACTTTCAAACTGTTCGAACTAGTTGGAAATGAGTGGAAGGATGTAACTTCTAAGAGGTATGATGTTACTAAACTCAAGTTCCTCAATGACAATGATACTCCTCTCACTAAGACAGACTATACAGTTACAATAGTAGACTTCTTTTATAGATTAAAGTTCAAAGACGGAATCAAATGTAAGAAGGTCTTGTTTGGAAATGCTGAGGTTTGGAAACATAGTGACGATCCCAAGTTTTCATCGTTGAAGTCATTTTCACTCGGTTTTGTATCAAACAAGTTCTTCGTGAAGAACCAGTCAGGACATTTTAAGaaactaaattttaaacctCATCCGGGATCTGAGTCCACTCCTGCATCTGATCTAGCCACAACCAACCTCTCCTTCAACGGAAACACTCAGAGTGTTGCTCAAAGTTAG
- a CDS encoding uncharacterized protein (TapBAC24e05.p1k.cand.4 - score = 10.34;~SMART 1 transmembrane domain at aa 5-27;~1 probable transmembrane helix predicted for TA17560 by TMHMM2.0 at aa 5-27;~Signal anchor predicted for TA17560 by SignalP 2.0 HMM (Signal peptide probability 0.319, signal anchor probability 0.674) with cleavage site probability 0.117 between residues 25 and 26) translates to MGKVSIIASLVVGFVAISIICLSVGLIYRNKKAKVDTPATEIIWSFHLENDSDLKLKGNLDVIDINILKTEDYSVGAYNANVNSIEHEFPTAKLTGWTHTYQEPLMIQKFVVESNEVNFLKVEPISGFTVFNNQDTGDFDDSNCSQLKYKENILWSVQGNRLPAKSVYINLSIKSLMIETGDSLLVFMHFDNWKLILKSGDETDPVYTPEAYTSDEPQLHLRYHTSTKTYEQSKEYSESKS, encoded by the exons ATGGGAAAAGTTTCTATTATCGCATCATTAGTCGTTGGATTTGTAGCTATCTCAATCATCTGTTTGTCTGTTGGATTGATTTATAGGAATAAAAAGGCTAAAGTTGATACTCCTGCCACTGAAATTATTTGGTCCTTCCACTTAGAAAATGATTCTGACTTGAAACTTAAAGGCAATCTCGATGTTATTGACATCAACATTCTTAAAACAGAGGACTATTCCGTGGGTGCGTATAATGCTAATGTTAATAGCATTGAGCATGAATTTCCTACAGCCAAACTCACTGGATGGACTCACACATATCAAGAACCTCTCATGATACAGAAATTTGTTGTTGAATCTAATGAGGTCAACTTTTTAAAAGTTGAACCTATTTCTGGTTTCACTGTTTTCAATAATCAAGATACAGGTGACTTT GACGATTCCAATTGTTCCCAATTGAAGTATAAGGAAAACATTCTTTGGAGTGTTCAAGGTAACAGACTTCCTGCCAAATCTGTCTATATAAACCTGTCCATAAAATCTCTTATGATTGAGACTGGTGACtcattattagtatttatGCACTTTGATAATTGGAAGCTTATTTTAAAGTCTGGAGATGAAACTGATCCTGTTTATACCCCTGAGGCCTATACCTCTGATGAACCACAACTTCACTTACGGTATCATACATCTACCAAGACTTATGAACAGTCAAAGGAATATAGTGAATCCAAGTCTTAA
- a CDS encoding Theileria-specific sub-telomeric protein, SVSP family, putative (TapBAC24e05.p1k.C.cand.2 - score = 35.12;~SMART 1 transmembrane domain at aa 13-30;~1 probable transmembrane helix predicted for TA17555 by TMHMM2.0 at aa 13-30;~Signal anchor predicted for TA17555 by SignalP 2.0 HMM (Signal peptide probability 0.004, signal anchor probability 0.714) with cleavage site probability 0.004 between residues 30 and 31) — MDQAYTNYSMQRCVIYTYGLIIILIYYTHCSDKPDDKLDDNADDNNFDTVVRELESLIEDHETSGDTVVSDNILLHGLGQITSHGYIEQPTDDHTPPEYQSPDESPATQYQPTPQDGKYYLIEHDPGKDGKYRLVPITHLEYIPAHPEPQPKNTEPEYPGPYQQYGPGYQPIQPTPQYQQYIPQYQSQYSGYQPQPYYPEPHQYQQPQPMPHIQPTQSYVPEPAEPQPNPVEKLESESESPEEDNFEVTETTVETNESGVQGIFEKDYEPVVSQPESLLTEDETTETTKLNEPKHPHHSYKHNRPTPRHGKITETIVKPEPEPEPEPEPEQELEPMKPLKPGYKQADTIREKPEHSKICKQITFIKKDEMGNFVEMNNYDFDIDYDVKATIKYSFKTNLEIVYCDGEIVYTHIGTEYAVSLKYSKFIGTFIIQLTTDFLLIRYLHDRWLVKTKKIPDFIKILKEDDQGNYIELTPKQYNIDITSTGSFKYDVDSLNCTRVEYYNELVWDKRIKRGHPMAICYGPKITFMIYFKGYVCFYERRNGKFYLRHVRNNRTKGYPR; from the coding sequence ATGGATCAAGCCTATACTAATTACTCAATGCAAAGATGTGTAATATACACATATggattaataattatattaatttattacacaCACTGCTCTGACAAACCAGATGATAAACTAGATGATAACGCAGATGATAACAACTTTGACACAGTTGTAAGAGAATTGGAAAGTCTAATTGAAGATCATGAAACTTCTGGCGATACTGTAGTTTCTGATAATATTTTGCTACATGGACTTGGACAGATTACTAGTCATGGATACATAGAACAGCCTACTGATGATCATACTCCTCCAGAGTATCAAAGTCCAGATGAATCTCCAGCTACTCAATATCAACCTACTCCACAGGatggaaaatattatttaatagaaCATGATCCTGGTAAAGATGGAAAATACAGATTAGTTCCAATTACTCATCTGGAATATATACCAGCTCATCCAGAACCACAGCCTAAGAATACTGAACCAGAATATCCTGGACCTTATCAACAGTATGGACCAGGATATCAACCAATACAACCTACACCTCAGTATCAACAGTATATACCTCAATATCAATCACAGTATTCAGGATATCAACCTCAACCATATTACCCTGAACCACATCAATATCAACAACCACAACCAATGCCACATATACAACCTACACAATCATATGTACCAGAACCAGCTGAACCACAGCCTAATCCTGTGGAGAAACTAGAATCTGAATCAGAATCTCCAgaagaagataattttgaGGTAACAGAAACAACTGTAGAAACTAATGAATCTGGAGTTCAAGGTATATTTGAAAAAGACTATGAACCAGTTGTTAGTCAACCAGAATCATTACTAACTGAAGATGAAACTACTGAAACGACTAAGCTTAATGAACCAAAACACCCACATCATAGTTATAAACATAATAGACCAACTCCACGTCATGGTAAAATAACTGAAACTATAGTTAAACCAGAACCAGAACCAGAACCAGAACCAGAACCAGAACAGGAACTAGAACCTATGAAACCTCTGAAACCAGGATATAAACAAGCTGATACTATTAGGGAAAAACCTGAACACagtaaaatatgtaaacaaattacttttattaaGAAAGATGAAATGGGAAATTTTGTtgaaatgaataattatgaTTTTGACATAGATTACGACGTAAAGGCTACgattaaatattcattcAAAACTAATCTAGAAATAGTCTATTGTGACGGTGAGATAGTTTATACTCATATTGGAACGGAATATGCTGtatcattaaaatacaGTAAATTTATAGGAACTTTCATTATTCAATTAACAACAGATTTTCTTTTAATCAGATATTTACATGACAGATGGTTAgtaaaaactaaaaaaattccagactttataaaaatactcaAAGAAGATGATCAAGGGAATTACATTGAACTGACTCCAAAACAATACAATATTGATATAACTTCAACTGgatcatttaaatatgatGTTGATTCATTAAATTGTACCAGAGTTGAATATTATAATGAACTAGTCTGGGATAAAAGGATTAAGAGAGGTCATCCTATGGCAATATGCTATGGTcctaaaataacatttatgATTTATTTCAAAGGATATGTTTGTTTTTATGAAAGAAGAaatggaaaattttatttaagaCACGTTAGAAATAATAGAACAAAGGGATACCCAAGATAA